A single Anabas testudineus chromosome 10, fAnaTes1.2, whole genome shotgun sequence DNA region contains:
- the ccdc142 gene encoding uncharacterized protein ccdc142 isoform X2, translating to MDCNNPEILKDPGGDPGLTGGCEHSEAFCPEKETGRCSSCMVPEDLTTNASWSQRSISRSLQRAETLLKSTFNPSLKWLFHGRSQDEDVDEGNFVVAPNLVSRSSARLLRLQHALLTVAPQWQQVDAPPQVCVKGLPAEGGVVYLPSSSFLQGHYRALWKLLEQRSLLLFTHEYIRRVRLTTAFISRVSHLLEEQLKKSHLKQGLSSWSSAWVSLGSLSQELRVHLNHWSCLFSKVKSDDYLRPALVQQTQLLVEVRHTLDSLSLQALVLMEHYVYVILSAAALTDLNSVPREVLEDIVAGTELYNQAVEEQRAQRYATQLRTVVLQQAHYNIISSLPACKRHHPAAFSVKELTMILAVHHAEMAAKQLDCWMPKQSYQMCPIHNSSSLLAVNHRSSLRSSSHTTCCKTPLYIPDLHLDSTVQENHHPVLPKPVPIQHREYDSCKKQINQCQTYISQSGPAQASEDALDLVKPNLERETGLGNSELLHAGSPPSTSSHHHHSALPLLEFWQQDHSLVELFFQVLISSSDLLAPLVSYTPTPEAPPEHLLPNTMTDVFSTDGKTEPVISTGPIIAKGDSLELNKDQNVDETQQEWAELEITTTPEAVDSSGFHTNGDPEKGDTVGAGGTTVESDCARCPPSVQWLDLSQSLVYDSVLGQYRALLQTLSCKALWLQLIVPQSGNSAGSINLQDNHGVFQLLHQLSQASQTDLVPKECRTLLEDLSLYLLVITSHAQWDYELCRSLGSSLKDKCLTDVNQGRHSVMSSPNQDGSVVMSATMQHFQLLSSPLLSSLRCYHSHSSASGSFSLPRSRISLQRQTLSLVLATVQLSTVWVMSKAYQFLSSWSLNKFLLITQGDLKVLREWLEVMVHQTKSLMMNSDRNHHSALHNHNQLQLRQQLEALDRAVCELQTFSSLVLKTFSSDCKRVSGEIFEQTMPSAVHWRLSHRTGFPISPSEYASLAAQTVIGQVLESVAPLSDDARVQALSITMTAFFEAWMEHILKQKIKFSVQGALQLKQDFDSIREMIQSDKYGLSAELHQRLLSLRVFQQVDSAVVCLLQQPQAKPYLQSRAWEPFTRCCLSTSSRGSVNAAVGSSITNLRCMDGEDLSQTDPSDMTHNLPPVDPSIPGEPYLAPRSGCCSAGVVEPADPQQCPSLEAAGSAVSLEV from the exons ATGGATTGCAACAACCCAGAGATACTGAAAGATCCTGGTGGAGATCCTGGTCTGACAGGAG GCTGTGAACATTCAGAGGCATTCTGTCCAGAAAAGGAGACG GGGAGATGCAGTTCCTGCATGGTTCCAGAGGATCTGACTACTAATG CTTCCTGGTCGCAGAGGTCCATCTCCCGATCCTTGCAGCGAGCTGAGACTTTACTTAAGAGCACCTTTAATCCCAGCCTGAAGTGGCTGTTCCATGGCCGCAGTCAAGATGAGGATGTGGATGAAGGAAACTTTGTAGTGGCTCCTAACCTGGTGTCCCGGTCCTCTGCGCGTCTCCTGCGTCTGCAACACGCTCTTCTGACTGTGGCACCCCAGTGGCAACAGGTCGATGCACCCCCCCAG GTCTGTGTTAAAGGCCTCCCAGCAGAGGGTGGTGTTGTCTacctgccctcctcctcctttctgcaGGGGCATTACAGAGCACTGTGGAAGCTCCTGGAGCAACGATCCCTGCTTCTCTTcacacatgaatacatcaggaGAGTTCGCCTCACGACAGCCTTTATATCCAGAGTGAGCCACctgctggaggagcagctgaagaaGTCACACCTTAAGCAG GGCCTGTCCAGCTGGTCTTCAGCCTGGGTCAGTCTCGGCTCTCTGAGTCAGGAGCTCCGTGTTCATCTCAACCACTGGTCTTGTCTGTTCTCCAAAGTCAAGTCTGATGACTATCTGAGACCTGCTCTGGTCCAGCAGACCCAACTACTGGTGgaagtcagacacacactggaCTCACTCAGTTTACAGGCGCTGGTGTTGATGGAGCATTATGTGTATGTCATTCTGTCTGCTGCAGCCCTGACTGATTTAAACTCTGTACCAAGAGAGGTCCTGGAGGACATTGTGGCTGGTACAGAACTGTATAACCAGGCAGTGGAGGAACAGAGAGCGCAGCGCTATGCCACCCAGCTGAGGACGGTAGTGCTACAGCAGGCACATTATAACATAATTTCTAGTCTTCCCGCCTGCAAAAGGCATCACCCAGCTGCCTTCTCAGTCAAAGAGCTGACAATGATTTTAGCAGTGCATCATGCAGAAATGGCAGCCAAACAGCTGGACTGTTGGATGCCTAAGCAGAGTTACCAAATGTGTCCCATCCACAATTCCTCTTCTCTCTTGGCTGTTAATCATCGGTCTTCTCTGCGTTCATCCTCTCATACTACATGCTGTAAAACTCCTCTTTACATCCCAGACCTTCATTTGGACAGTACTGTTCAGGAAAACCACCATCCCGTATTACCCAAGCCCGTCCCTATTCAACATAGAGAATACGACTcatgcaaaaaacaaatcaaccaGTGCCAAACATACATATCCCAGTCTGGTCCAGCCCAGGCCAGTGAGGATGCCTTGGACTTGGTCAAACCAAActtagagagggagacaggttTAGGAAACAGTGAACTTTTACATGCAGGTTCACCCCCTTCAACCTcttcccaccaccaccactcaGCCCTGCCTCTGTTAGAGTTCTGGCAGCAGGACCATTCCTTGGTAGAGTTATTCTTTCAAGTGCTCATTTCCTCCAGTGACTTGCTGGCTCCACTGGTTTCATATACACCTACACCAGAGGCACCACCTGAACATCTGCTGCCTAATACAATGACAGACGTGTTCTCAACAGATGGAAAGACAGAGCCAGTGATTTCAACAGGTCCAATCATAGCTAAAGGGGATTCATTGGAACTGAACAAGGACCAAAATGTGGACGAAACTCAGCAGGAATGGGCTGAGCTGGAAATAACAACCACACCAGAAGCAGTTGACAG CTCAGGTTTTCATACCAATGGAGATCCAGAGAAGGGGGATACAGTTGGAGCTGGAGGAACAACAGTGGAGTCAGACTGTGCTCGTTGTCCTCCCTCGGTGCAGTGGTTGGACCTCAGTCAGTCTCTGGTGTATGACAGTGTGTTGGGACAGTACCGAGCCTTGTTGCAGACTCTCAGCTGTAAAGCCTTGTGGCTGCAGCTGATTGTCCCACAATCTGGAAACTCTGCAGGAAGCATCAACCTTCAAGACAACCACGGGGTGTTCCAGCTGCTGCATCAGCTCAGTCAAGCTTCGCAGACAG ATCTGGTTCCAAAGGAGTGCAGAACCTTGCTGGAGGACTTGAGTCTGTATCTGTTAGTCATTACATCACATGCTCAGTGGGATTATg AGTTGTGTAGAAGTTTGGGTTCATCTTTGAAAGATAAGTGTCTCACAGACGTAAATCAAGGCAGACACtctgtgatgtcatcacctAATCAAGATGGAAGTGTGGTGATGTCAGCGACCATGCAGCACTTCCAGCTgctgtcctctcctctgctgtcgTCTCTGCGCTGCTATCATTCACACAGCAGTGCTTCAG GTTCTTTTAGCCTCCCCCGTTCCAGGATCTCTCTCCAGAGACAGACTCTGAGTTTGGTGTTAGCTACTGTGCAGCTGTCTACAGTCTGGGTTATGTCCAAGGCTTACCAGTTCCTCTCTTCATGGAGCCTAAACAAGTTCCTGCTCATCACACAGGGAGACCTCAAA GTTCTGAGGGAATGGCTAGAGGTGATGGTGCATCAAACAAAGTCCTTGATGATGAATTCAGACCGCAATCACCATTCCGCTCTTCACAACCACAACCAGCTACAGCTGAGGCAGCAACTCGAAGCACTTGACAGggctgtgtgtgagctgcag ACCTTCTCTTCTCTGGTCCTGAAGACCTTCTCCAGTGACTGCAAGAGGGTGTCTGGGGAGATCTTTGAACAGACCATGCCTTCTGCTGTACACTGGAGACTAAGCCACAGAACAG GTTTTCCCATCAGTCCCAGTGAGTACGCATCCCTTGCAGCTCAGACTGTGATCGGTCAGGTTTTGGAGAGTGTAGCACCATTGTCTGACGATGCTCGCGTCCAAGCACTAAGCATAACTATGACAGCATTCTTTGAGGCGTGGATGGAACACATCCTGAAACAGAAGATCAAATTCAG tgTGCAGGGGGCCCTCCAGCTGAAGCAGGACTTTGATTCCATCAGAGAGATGATCCAGTCGGATAAATACGGTCTGTCAGCCGAGCTCCACCAGCGACTGCTCAGCCTTCg GGTTTTTCAGCAAGTGGACTCAGCAGTTGTGTGTCTGCTCCAGCAGCCGCAGGCCAAACCATACCTGCAGTCCAGAGCCTGGGAGCCGTTCACACGCTGCT GTCTgtccaccagcagcagaggcagcGTCAATGCAGCAGTGGGCAGCAGTATAACCAACCTGAGGTGTATGGACGGCGAAGACCTGTCTCAGACTGACCCCTCAGATATGACCCATAACCTCCCTCCAGTGGACCCATCCATCCCTGGAGAGCCCTATCTCGCACCAAG ATCTGGGTGCTGCTCAGCAGGAGTGGTTGAACCTGCGGATCCACAGCAGTGCCCGTCGCTGGAGGCTGCCGGGTCTGCAGTGTCTCTCGAAGTCTGA
- the ccdc142 gene encoding uncharacterized protein ccdc142 isoform X1: MDCNNPEILKDPGGDPGLTGGCEHSEAFCPEKETGRCSSCMVPEDLTTNASWSQRSISRSLQRAETLLKSTFNPSLKWLFHGRSQDEDVDEGNFVVAPNLVSRSSARLLRLQHALLTVAPQWQQVDAPPQVCVKGLPAEGGVVYLPSSSFLQGHYRALWKLLEQRSLLLFTHEYIRRVRLTTAFISRVSHLLEEQLKKSHLKQGLSSWSSAWVSLGSLSQELRVHLNHWSCLFSKVKSDDYLRPALVQQTQLLVEVRHTLDSLSLQALVLMEHYVYVILSAAALTDLNSVPREVLEDIVAGTELYNQAVEEQRAQRYATQLRTVVLQQAHYNIISSLPACKRHHPAAFSVKELTMILAVHHAEMAAKQLDCWMPKQSYQMCPIHNSSSLLAVNHRSSLRSSSHTTCCKTPLYIPDLHLDSTVQENHHPVLPKPVPIQHREYDSCKKQINQCQTYISQSGPAQASEDALDLVKPNLERETGLGNSELLHAGSPPSTSSHHHHSALPLLEFWQQDHSLVELFFQVLISSSDLLAPLVSYTPTPEAPPEHLLPNTMTDVFSTDGKTEPVISTGPIIAKGDSLELNKDQNVDETQQEWAELEITTTPEAVDSSGFHTNGDPEKGDTVGAGGTTVESDCARCPPSVQWLDLSQSLVYDSVLGQYRALLQTLSCKALWLQLIVPQSGNSAGSINLQDNHGVFQLLHQLSQASQTDLVPKECRTLLEDLSLYLLVITSHAQWDYELCRSLGSSLKDKCLTDVNQGRHSVMSSPNQDGSVVMSATMQHFQLLSSPLLSSLRCYHSHSSASGSFSLPRSRISLQRQTLSLVLATVQLSTVWVMSKAYQFLSSWSLNKFLLITQGDLKVLREWLEVMVHQTKSLMMNSDRNHHSALHNHNQLQLRQQLEALDRAVCELQTFSSLVLKTFSSDCKRVSGEIFEQTMPSAVHWRLSHRTGFPISPSEYASLAAQTVIGQVLESVAPLSDDARVQALSITMTAFFEAWMEHILKQKIKFSVQGALQLKQDFDSIREMIQSDKYGLSAELHQRLLSLRVFQQVDSAVVCLLQQPQAKPYLQSRAWEPFTRCCLSTSSRGSVNAAVGSSITNLRCMDGEDLSQTDPSDMTHNLPPVDPSIPGEPYLAPSVDLGAAQQEWLNLRIHSSARRWRLPGLQCLSKSES, translated from the exons ATGGATTGCAACAACCCAGAGATACTGAAAGATCCTGGTGGAGATCCTGGTCTGACAGGAG GCTGTGAACATTCAGAGGCATTCTGTCCAGAAAAGGAGACG GGGAGATGCAGTTCCTGCATGGTTCCAGAGGATCTGACTACTAATG CTTCCTGGTCGCAGAGGTCCATCTCCCGATCCTTGCAGCGAGCTGAGACTTTACTTAAGAGCACCTTTAATCCCAGCCTGAAGTGGCTGTTCCATGGCCGCAGTCAAGATGAGGATGTGGATGAAGGAAACTTTGTAGTGGCTCCTAACCTGGTGTCCCGGTCCTCTGCGCGTCTCCTGCGTCTGCAACACGCTCTTCTGACTGTGGCACCCCAGTGGCAACAGGTCGATGCACCCCCCCAG GTCTGTGTTAAAGGCCTCCCAGCAGAGGGTGGTGTTGTCTacctgccctcctcctcctttctgcaGGGGCATTACAGAGCACTGTGGAAGCTCCTGGAGCAACGATCCCTGCTTCTCTTcacacatgaatacatcaggaGAGTTCGCCTCACGACAGCCTTTATATCCAGAGTGAGCCACctgctggaggagcagctgaagaaGTCACACCTTAAGCAG GGCCTGTCCAGCTGGTCTTCAGCCTGGGTCAGTCTCGGCTCTCTGAGTCAGGAGCTCCGTGTTCATCTCAACCACTGGTCTTGTCTGTTCTCCAAAGTCAAGTCTGATGACTATCTGAGACCTGCTCTGGTCCAGCAGACCCAACTACTGGTGgaagtcagacacacactggaCTCACTCAGTTTACAGGCGCTGGTGTTGATGGAGCATTATGTGTATGTCATTCTGTCTGCTGCAGCCCTGACTGATTTAAACTCTGTACCAAGAGAGGTCCTGGAGGACATTGTGGCTGGTACAGAACTGTATAACCAGGCAGTGGAGGAACAGAGAGCGCAGCGCTATGCCACCCAGCTGAGGACGGTAGTGCTACAGCAGGCACATTATAACATAATTTCTAGTCTTCCCGCCTGCAAAAGGCATCACCCAGCTGCCTTCTCAGTCAAAGAGCTGACAATGATTTTAGCAGTGCATCATGCAGAAATGGCAGCCAAACAGCTGGACTGTTGGATGCCTAAGCAGAGTTACCAAATGTGTCCCATCCACAATTCCTCTTCTCTCTTGGCTGTTAATCATCGGTCTTCTCTGCGTTCATCCTCTCATACTACATGCTGTAAAACTCCTCTTTACATCCCAGACCTTCATTTGGACAGTACTGTTCAGGAAAACCACCATCCCGTATTACCCAAGCCCGTCCCTATTCAACATAGAGAATACGACTcatgcaaaaaacaaatcaaccaGTGCCAAACATACATATCCCAGTCTGGTCCAGCCCAGGCCAGTGAGGATGCCTTGGACTTGGTCAAACCAAActtagagagggagacaggttTAGGAAACAGTGAACTTTTACATGCAGGTTCACCCCCTTCAACCTcttcccaccaccaccactcaGCCCTGCCTCTGTTAGAGTTCTGGCAGCAGGACCATTCCTTGGTAGAGTTATTCTTTCAAGTGCTCATTTCCTCCAGTGACTTGCTGGCTCCACTGGTTTCATATACACCTACACCAGAGGCACCACCTGAACATCTGCTGCCTAATACAATGACAGACGTGTTCTCAACAGATGGAAAGACAGAGCCAGTGATTTCAACAGGTCCAATCATAGCTAAAGGGGATTCATTGGAACTGAACAAGGACCAAAATGTGGACGAAACTCAGCAGGAATGGGCTGAGCTGGAAATAACAACCACACCAGAAGCAGTTGACAG CTCAGGTTTTCATACCAATGGAGATCCAGAGAAGGGGGATACAGTTGGAGCTGGAGGAACAACAGTGGAGTCAGACTGTGCTCGTTGTCCTCCCTCGGTGCAGTGGTTGGACCTCAGTCAGTCTCTGGTGTATGACAGTGTGTTGGGACAGTACCGAGCCTTGTTGCAGACTCTCAGCTGTAAAGCCTTGTGGCTGCAGCTGATTGTCCCACAATCTGGAAACTCTGCAGGAAGCATCAACCTTCAAGACAACCACGGGGTGTTCCAGCTGCTGCATCAGCTCAGTCAAGCTTCGCAGACAG ATCTGGTTCCAAAGGAGTGCAGAACCTTGCTGGAGGACTTGAGTCTGTATCTGTTAGTCATTACATCACATGCTCAGTGGGATTATg AGTTGTGTAGAAGTTTGGGTTCATCTTTGAAAGATAAGTGTCTCACAGACGTAAATCAAGGCAGACACtctgtgatgtcatcacctAATCAAGATGGAAGTGTGGTGATGTCAGCGACCATGCAGCACTTCCAGCTgctgtcctctcctctgctgtcgTCTCTGCGCTGCTATCATTCACACAGCAGTGCTTCAG GTTCTTTTAGCCTCCCCCGTTCCAGGATCTCTCTCCAGAGACAGACTCTGAGTTTGGTGTTAGCTACTGTGCAGCTGTCTACAGTCTGGGTTATGTCCAAGGCTTACCAGTTCCTCTCTTCATGGAGCCTAAACAAGTTCCTGCTCATCACACAGGGAGACCTCAAA GTTCTGAGGGAATGGCTAGAGGTGATGGTGCATCAAACAAAGTCCTTGATGATGAATTCAGACCGCAATCACCATTCCGCTCTTCACAACCACAACCAGCTACAGCTGAGGCAGCAACTCGAAGCACTTGACAGggctgtgtgtgagctgcag ACCTTCTCTTCTCTGGTCCTGAAGACCTTCTCCAGTGACTGCAAGAGGGTGTCTGGGGAGATCTTTGAACAGACCATGCCTTCTGCTGTACACTGGAGACTAAGCCACAGAACAG GTTTTCCCATCAGTCCCAGTGAGTACGCATCCCTTGCAGCTCAGACTGTGATCGGTCAGGTTTTGGAGAGTGTAGCACCATTGTCTGACGATGCTCGCGTCCAAGCACTAAGCATAACTATGACAGCATTCTTTGAGGCGTGGATGGAACACATCCTGAAACAGAAGATCAAATTCAG tgTGCAGGGGGCCCTCCAGCTGAAGCAGGACTTTGATTCCATCAGAGAGATGATCCAGTCGGATAAATACGGTCTGTCAGCCGAGCTCCACCAGCGACTGCTCAGCCTTCg GGTTTTTCAGCAAGTGGACTCAGCAGTTGTGTGTCTGCTCCAGCAGCCGCAGGCCAAACCATACCTGCAGTCCAGAGCCTGGGAGCCGTTCACACGCTGCT GTCTgtccaccagcagcagaggcagcGTCAATGCAGCAGTGGGCAGCAGTATAACCAACCTGAGGTGTATGGACGGCGAAGACCTGTCTCAGACTGACCCCTCAGATATGACCCATAACCTCCCTCCAGTGGACCCATCCATCCCTGGAGAGCCCTATCTCGCACCAAG TGTAGATCTGGGTGCTGCTCAGCAGGAGTGGTTGAACCTGCGGATCCACAGCAGTGCCCGTCGCTGGAGGCTGCCGGGTCTGCAGTGTCTCTCGAAGTCTGAATCCTGA
- the tmem129 gene encoding E3 ubiquitin-protein ligase TM129, which yields MESPELSFTLAYVVLSLCFVFTPNEFRSAGLTVQNLFSSWLGSEDVGFIQYHVRRTRITVLVHSALPLGYYMGMCIAAPEKNLGYIHQVTDGWRAFFLFALCLHLFSWMLVIYWSRSHWRNHPISRSLQAHVYPPHSNWGSVAASVNDEFRRIDKFATGVPGARVIVTDSWVLKVTTYHVYMALQSDCHVTVTESRQHQLNPDSPSPAQILTLRVNSINPAVRPFDIRLNSTDYAELRGKLHAPIRSSANVVIHQTISELFLETFRAQVELNETYTLSSGQELESCIGCMQNLANTKLVRLCHTEGADNESDCQQCFCRPMWCLSCLGRWFASRQDQQKPETWLSSRVPCPTCRAKFCILDICMVR from the exons ATGGAGAGTCCGGAGTTGAGTTTCACTTTGGCCTACGTCGTGCTCTCCCTGTGCTTCGTGTTTACGCCTAACGAGTTCCGTTCGGCCGGTTTAACGGTCCAGAACCTGTTTTCGTCCTGGCTGGGCAGCGAGGATGTGGGCTTCATCCAGTACCACGTCAGGAGGACCCGTATCACCGTACTGGTCCACTCCGCCCTGCCTTTAG GTTACTACATGGGGATGTGTATCGCTGCTCCAGAGAAAAACCTGGGATACATTCACCAG GTGACTGATGGCTGGAGAGCATTTTTCCTCTTCGCTCTTTGCCTCCATTTGTTCAGCTGGATGCTGGTCATCTATTGGTCCCGCAGTCACTGGCGCAACCATCCAATCAGCCGCTCCCTGCAGGCCCATGTATATCCTCCTCACTCCAACTGGGGTTCTGTGGCAGCCAGTGTCAACGACGAATTCAGACGCATAGATAAGTTTGCTACAGGGGTGCCTGGAGCCAGAGTTATAGTCACTGACAGCTGGGTGTTAAAG GTCACAACCTATCATGTCTACATGGCCTTACAGAGTGACTGTCACGTGACAGTAACAGAGTCCAGGCAGCACCAGCTGAATCCAGACTCTCCTTCCCCCGCACAGATCTTGACCTTGAGAGTGAACAGCATCAACCCTGCCGTCAGGCCCTTCGATATCAG GCTCAACTCTACAGACTACGCTGAGCTCAGGGGGAAGCTCCACGCTCCCATTAGAAGCTCAGCCAATGTTGTGATCCACCAGACCATCAGTGAACTCTTCCTGGAGACATTCAGAGCTCAGGTGGAACTTAATGAGACCTACACACTCTCCAGTGGACAG GAGCTTGAGTCCTGTATCGGCTGTATGCAGAATCTTGCAAACACCAAACTAGTCAGACTCTGTCACACGGAGG GAGCTGATAATGAGTCAGACTGCCAGCAATGTTTCTGCAGACCCATGTGGTGTCTGTCCTGTCTGGGTCGATGGTTCGCCAGCCGCCAAGACCAGCAAAAACCTGAGACGTGGTTGTCCAGCAGAGTCCCCTGCCCCACCTGCAGAGCCAAATTCTGCATACTGGACATCTGTATGGTGCGCTGA